The following are encoded together in the Pectobacterium wasabiae CFBP 3304 genome:
- a CDS encoding ATP-binding cassette domain-containing protein yields MISWDRHTDAILQVENLSLSIGGETKVSDISFTLFAGERVCLLGASGSGKSLTAKAVIGTPATGCQISGSIKVNGEEVSQLKALARPHTSRVSAVFQDSAAALNPLMPLGKQLSLALKTPSSAELAALLTAMKLDDIPNLLQRYPAELSGGQRQRICITLALLGKTRLLVADEPTTALDVITQQQVLRVLQERSAQPDAPALLFITHDIAVAAQLCQRGLVMENGQIVESGTMLQLLNAPQHPYTRRLVAAARRADNILSTNVLPVAGALAG; encoded by the coding sequence ATGATCAGTTGGGACAGACACACAGACGCCATTCTTCAGGTAGAGAACCTTAGCCTGTCTATTGGTGGTGAAACCAAAGTCAGCGATATCAGCTTTACGCTGTTCGCAGGCGAACGAGTCTGTTTACTCGGCGCATCGGGTTCCGGTAAATCCCTCACCGCCAAAGCCGTGATCGGTACCCCAGCCACAGGTTGCCAGATTAGCGGCAGTATTAAGGTCAATGGTGAAGAAGTCAGTCAGTTGAAAGCGCTGGCGCGCCCGCATACCAGCCGAGTATCTGCCGTTTTTCAAGACTCTGCGGCAGCGCTTAATCCGCTCATGCCGTTAGGGAAACAGCTCTCGCTGGCGTTGAAAACGCCCTCTTCCGCTGAGCTTGCTGCGCTTCTGACAGCCATGAAGCTGGACGATATTCCCAACCTATTGCAGCGCTACCCTGCCGAACTGTCCGGCGGTCAGCGTCAGCGTATTTGTATTACCCTCGCGCTGCTTGGCAAAACTCGCCTGCTGGTCGCGGACGAACCCACAACCGCGCTTGATGTCATCACTCAGCAACAGGTATTACGGGTCTTACAGGAACGTAGCGCGCAGCCGGATGCACCTGCACTGCTGTTTATTACGCATGATATCGCCGTCGCTGCCCAACTCTGCCAGCGCGGTCTGGTGATGGAAAATGGTCAGATCGTTGAATCCGGTACTATGCTGCAACTACTGAATGCACCACAGCATCCCTATACCCGTCGTTTGGTGGCTGCCGCCCGTCGCGCTGACAATATTTTATCCACCAATGTGTTACCCGTTGCCGGAGCGCTTGCCGGATGA
- a CDS encoding ABC transporter ATP-binding protein, with protein MNHHLHAVPSPFLSLEHVSRYRQASRLPWQKADPASAIFHDLSLHLHRHERVGLVGASGCGKSTLLKTLLALEAPESGTVYCDGNLIKPGSVRSLLWYRRRVQYIPQDPAGSLAPRQRVAALLTEPLKRLRPGENVSACLRDVMEQVELSTTLLDNAAGQLSGGQAQRVALARALIIRPDFLLADEPVSGLDLPLREQIKTLLQQVTVQNKMGLLMVSHDISMLAGLCDRMLVMDSGRIIEDRPTAEVLASPKQAHTARLLQAVPGLSASGY; from the coding sequence ATGAATCACCATCTGCATGCGGTTCCTTCACCGTTTTTAAGTCTTGAGCACGTCAGCCGCTATCGCCAAGCGTCACGTTTACCGTGGCAAAAGGCCGATCCTGCCAGCGCGATTTTCCACGATCTGTCGCTACATTTACACCGTCACGAGCGCGTCGGGCTGGTCGGTGCCTCGGGCTGCGGTAAATCCACATTACTGAAAACGCTGCTCGCCCTTGAAGCACCGGAGAGTGGCACGGTGTACTGCGACGGTAACCTGATTAAACCCGGTTCGGTACGTTCGTTGCTTTGGTATCGCCGCCGCGTTCAATATATTCCGCAAGATCCAGCAGGTTCGCTCGCTCCACGCCAGCGCGTCGCCGCTCTTCTCACTGAGCCGCTGAAGCGCCTGCGTCCTGGTGAAAATGTATCAGCGTGCCTACGCGACGTCATGGAACAAGTCGAACTCAGCACAACGCTGCTGGACAATGCCGCAGGGCAACTTTCCGGTGGGCAGGCACAGCGTGTCGCGCTAGCGCGAGCGCTGATTATTCGTCCCGATTTTTTACTGGCGGATGAACCCGTCAGCGGCCTGGATTTGCCGCTGCGCGAACAGATTAAAACCCTGCTGCAACAGGTCACTGTACAAAACAAGATGGGATTGCTGATGGTATCGCACGATATTTCGATGCTCGCGGGCCTGTGCGACAGGATGCTGGTCATGGATAGCGGGCGCATTATTGAAGATCGTCCCACCGCCGAGGTGCTGGCTTCACCAAAACAGGCTCACACCGCCCGTTTATTGCAGGCCGTGCCTGGGCTGTCAGCCTCCGGCTATTAG
- a CDS encoding MDR family MFS transporter: MSDLTANRGPRPYPPLLLGSQLVFNIGFYAVVPFLAIFLRDDMLLSGWAIGIVIGLRTFSQQGMFLVGGALADRFGARVIILCGCVVRISGYLLLALGDSLWPIILGACLTGVGGALFSPAIEALMAQAGTQSEKEGKRSRSEWFALFAICGELGAVLGPLLGSVLAGYGFQRVALAGAGVFVVALIILFFSLPPTQRNQGELHIAPWWETFRQRRFVAFIIAYSAYLFSYNQLYLALPVELHRSGSSEKDLGPLFVLASLLVIGLQLPLARFARRIGAARMLPLGFALLAASFLSVALFASSTPPEGWQRLLPAISLITLLTLGQMLIVPVGMDLIPRFANHQNLGAHYGALASMGGIAVLVGNFILGSQLDRALTPSPQAAIPWVLLAAVPLCSSLAMLVICRPFKSASTING; the protein is encoded by the coding sequence ATGTCAGACCTCACCGCCAACCGCGGCCCACGGCCTTACCCTCCGCTGCTTCTGGGGAGTCAGCTTGTTTTCAACATTGGCTTTTATGCCGTTGTGCCGTTTCTGGCTATTTTCTTGCGCGACGACATGTTGCTGTCCGGCTGGGCTATCGGGATAGTGATTGGCTTACGCACCTTTTCTCAGCAGGGCATGTTTTTAGTCGGCGGCGCACTGGCGGACCGCTTCGGCGCCCGCGTGATTATCCTGTGCGGCTGTGTGGTGCGCATCAGCGGCTATTTACTGCTGGCGCTAGGCGACTCGCTGTGGCCGATCATCCTCGGTGCCTGCCTGACTGGCGTTGGCGGTGCCCTGTTCTCTCCCGCCATTGAAGCGCTGATGGCACAGGCCGGTACGCAAAGTGAAAAAGAGGGAAAACGTAGCCGCTCCGAGTGGTTCGCCCTGTTTGCGATTTGCGGCGAGCTGGGTGCCGTATTGGGGCCGTTGCTCGGATCTGTGCTGGCCGGGTACGGATTCCAGCGCGTAGCGCTTGCGGGTGCTGGCGTCTTTGTTGTCGCGCTTATTATCCTGTTTTTCAGCCTGCCACCGACACAGCGAAATCAAGGCGAATTGCACATCGCCCCATGGTGGGAAACCTTCCGCCAACGTCGCTTTGTCGCATTCATCATCGCCTATAGCGCTTACCTGTTCAGCTACAACCAGCTCTATCTGGCGCTACCGGTTGAACTGCATCGCTCCGGCAGCAGCGAGAAAGATCTCGGCCCGCTGTTTGTATTGGCCTCATTGTTGGTGATCGGGCTACAGCTCCCGCTGGCGCGTTTTGCCCGCCGGATTGGTGCGGCACGCATGCTGCCATTGGGCTTCGCGCTATTGGCTGCCTCATTCCTTAGCGTCGCACTGTTTGCCTCCAGTACGCCGCCTGAGGGATGGCAACGTCTGCTGCCAGCGATCTCATTAATTACCCTGCTGACGCTGGGGCAGATGCTGATCGTCCCTGTTGGGATGGACCTCATTCCCCGCTTTGCTAATCACCAGAATCTGGGTGCGCACTATGGCGCACTGGCATCAATGGGCGGCATTGCCGTACTGGTCGGTAATTTTATACTCGGTAGTCAGCTCGATCGTGCACTGACGCCATCGCCACAGGCCGCCATTCCGTGGGTGCTGCTCGCCGCCGTACCCTTGTGCAGCTCGCTAGCTATGCTGGTTATCTGCCGCCCGTTTAAATCCGCTTCAACCATAAATGGATAA